In Chondrinema litorale, the DNA window ATTTAGTGGAGCAAATGCAATTAATCAAAGCTATACAGCATCTTTATCAGAAACACAGTTGGTGGAGCAATTGCCAGATAGCAAAACAGCTGTTTATTGGGTTTCATCAAATATTAAAAATTATCTCTTATTATTCCATCAAAAAGGTCAGTTGGTATTAGAAGTGGCGTATCCCTGTTACGATGATGTGAAAGATAAAGGCTTGGCAAAACTCAAAGAGATTAATACATCGATGAACATCAACAGTAAAATGCTAGCAAATGCCACAGTAGAAGGCTTATCGGTTAATCAAAAACCAGTTAGTTTCTGGAAAGATCCTTATAAAGGGATTTATAGCACAGGAATAGTACCAATAGTACCAGTACTGAGATTGAAAATTAGAAATACTCCTTTTGAAAATGGCACAATTGGAGAGGCACGAGCGAAAGGGGGAGACGACTATTATTTTTATAAAGGAGACAAAGGACAAGTTTGGTTTACTACCAAATTGGAAGATACTGAACTAACATCAGAAGCATACTTTAGCGAAGATAAAAGCCCAGTTTTTTACGAGTACAAATATTTGTCTGAAACACGCAAAGTATATATTACCCAGAAAGAAGAAAATGGTAACGTAATCGGAAAAGCAGAAACCTATTATAGAGATAATCGGACTTTACATTTTGAATACGAATATCCGGTGGGAGATACGCAAGCAGAAAAATATTTAAAAGATATGTTTGAGCATATCCGTATTTCAGCGTTTTTGTAGAGAAGAAAACAAGCACCAAACAGCACAGGGCAGGCCAGTGTTTTTTAGAGATCAAGGGTTAAAAGCAGTAGATTTATATTATTCAATTAGCCATGCAGCACGCAAGCTGTATGAATTATAAATCTCACTGAATATGAAAATAAAACTAACAACTCTATTCATAGCCCTTCTTTTCAACCCTGTTTTTCTATTTGCTCAGTATAAGTTGATCAATAAGATTCCTTCCGAAGTGGATTTCTCCAAGCATCTTCGCGATTGGGATGGTTTCGGCTTTAATTATGTTGAAACCGCGCAAACTTCAGTCTATGCCGCAGAACCGCAAGAGTATGGCGGTTTTAGTTTGTTAGATGAAAAAGAAAAATCGGAGATAATCGATCTGGTTTTTGGTGAAGATGGTTTAAAAGTCTCTTTGCTAAAAATGTTTTTAGACCCTTGGCATCAAGCTTCACCAGATGCTGAATTTAAGCACGAATGGTCTGCAAAGTATATGTTGGAATTTGCAGAGAAGGGATTTGCGACAACAACATCTAGAGAGGGTGATCTCACGATTATTACGACGCTATATGGTCCACCAGCTTGGGCGACACAGCAAAAGTTTTTTGGCGGTAGAGACCTCGATCCCGAAATGAAAGAAGCGTTAGCGGCATATATGATCGATTGGGCACGCTTCCTCAAAAAAGAAAAGAAACTTCCTTTAAAATACCTTTCGTTGCACAACGAGGGCGAAGATTGGGAACGCTGGCCGCAAGATGGTTCCGGGGAAGGTTTTTTCGACTACAACATGTTTTGGCCGCATGAGCAAGTAAACGATTTTCTAAAGTTTATGCCTGCTATGATGAAAGAAGCAGGTTTAGAAGATGTATACTTAACCAATGGAGAGCCTTCTAACTGGTTTCGTTTTAGTGCTTGGGGTTGTGCTGCTGGTTTGCTAGACGATAAAGAAGCCCTCAACAACATGGGTATTATCACTTCTCATGGCTTTTATGGCGACTTGAGTATGCAACGCTGGTATGGCAATCATAATAGTTCAGGGATTGATATGCTTCGAGAGGCCAGACCCGGAATGCATGCTTGGGTAACATCTACCAGTTGGGGCAAAATGGATGTGATGTTTATGAGAGAGATTTACGGAAATATCTATAACTCCAAAGTAAATGCAATTATCCCATGGGCAGGCATTCAGCGACCTGCAAAATGGGAGGGAGGTGACCCAAACCCCGGAAATGCTTTTAGAGTAAATGAAGATGGCACTTACCAAGTGCAAAAAGGTTATTATTTCTACAAACAGGCTTCAAGAGCTGGGCAAGCAGGCATGGCAGTCGCCCGCACTTACTGTATGGACTCACAAGTACCAGTAATTGCCTTTGCTTCCAATAGCACAAATCATCCAGATGCTTTAATTATCTCCAATTGGTCTTCTAAATGGGACAAAGGGGTGCACATGAAAATTAAGGGTACAAATGCTACAAAATTTCACGCTTATCGAACTGGTAGCGGAGAAGAAAACTATAAAGATTTAGGTGTAATCGAATTGGAAGATGGCTACCTAAACTACAAAGCGCCCATTGGTACAGTAACTACTTTTTTTGCAGAAGACTAAGATATCATTCCATTAATCAATACAACATCTATTAAAATGAGATTATTCACCATCCTTTTTTTATTCCTTATTACACAAAATATACTTTCACTAAATGCACAAACTGCCAGACCTGCTTACAACACAGGCTCTGGCTTTTTTGTGAGTAATGGAAATATTTACGATCCAAATGGAGTGGCTTTTACGCCTATGGGTTACAATACTTCGGTTTTCTGGAATGGCAATGAAGCCTGCAAACTAAATAATATGTCTGAGCACATTCCGAATTCTGGGGCGAATGCGGTGAGAATTATCTCTCAAACTGAAGGAGCTTATGGTTGGAATGCCAATCCTAAGAGCCAACGTGATTTGGTAGAAAGGGCTGTAAATGCGGGCATTGTACCCATGTTAGAGATGCACAATTCCACTTGTGATAAAGCCGATTTTGAAACCATTACTGAATATTGGACATCTGAGCAGGTGATTAAGATTGGCAACGATTTTGAAAAATACCTTTGGGTGAACATTGCCAACGAACACAATTTTGAATCTTCAGAAGCTTGGCGAGATAGCTATATTGCCACAATCAAACAGTTTAGAGAAAAAGGCATTAAAAACCTGATTGTGATAGATGCCGGAAAGTTTTGCGGGCAAAATCCAGAAATGTTTACAGAGTTTGGCAAAGATGTGTTAGAAGCTGATCCAGAGAAAAATGTGGTATTTTCTATTCATTTGTATGGTTATTGGCAAACCGCAGACAAAAGCTTTACAGACTGGACTCCTCCATTTTCAGTGGAAAAAGATTTATCTGCTTTAAAAAATGCCGGTTTACCTATCATAGTTGGAGAGTTCGGTTGGGACAAACCCGCAGGTTTTGCCGGAAATTACCAAGCTGAAAAAATACTGGAAGTTTGTAAGCAAAATAGAATCGGTTGGTATTTCTGGGCTTTTTTTGA includes these proteins:
- a CDS encoding glycoside hydrolase family 5 protein; the protein is MRLFTILFLFLITQNILSLNAQTARPAYNTGSGFFVSNGNIYDPNGVAFTPMGYNTSVFWNGNEACKLNNMSEHIPNSGANAVRIISQTEGAYGWNANPKSQRDLVERAVNAGIVPMLEMHNSTCDKADFETITEYWTSEQVIKIGNDFEKYLWVNIANEHNFESSEAWRDSYIATIKQFREKGIKNLIVIDAGKFCGQNPEMFTEFGKDVLEADPEKNVVFSIHLYGYWQTADKSFTDWTPPFSVEKDLSALKNAGLPIIVGEFGWDKPAGFAGNYQAEKILEVCKQNRIGWYFWAFFDGAEKPYYSILKEVCGGIENTNLTDAGKFIIPYVQKNAQKASVFN